From a single Nematostella vectensis chromosome 3, jaNemVect1.1, whole genome shotgun sequence genomic region:
- the LOC5505282 gene encoding acetyl-coenzyme A transporter 1 has product MAMSPRRSARLRGLDADTEKSPEKNDYINNTRQEVMTEVNGKQQKPKEHRKPLIPPDDRWSIGVLLFLYVLQGIPLGLAGSIPLLLAKKVGYKQQAMFSFVYWPYSVKLLWAPIVDAAFFSRFGRRKTWLVPVQYLIGIFMLILSNHVSYLLGEVEGSTPNVFLLTAVFFCLNFLTATQDIAVDGWALTMLSRENVGWASTCNTVGQTAGYFLGNVVFLALSSSEFSNKYLRSIPQEQGVVDLGGFLFFWGIVFLVTTTVIGIFKHEKSEEELHGEDHQSDGIALMYVKLWKIVTLPAVLKFIVILLTCKAGFAAADAVTGLKLVEAGVPKENLAMLAVPMVPIQILLPLFISKFTSGPRPLDVFLKAYPLRLCFGLVFIACVWWAKNVRSPGQEYFPWYFYAGILVVYALHQMTLYSMFVPIMAFHARVSDPRVGGTYMTLLNTITNLGGNWGPTVALWLVDELTWSQCLGLPGDEQSPCGNALLQKTCTDAGGKCAITVDGYYIESVICVVIGFLWLRWKARDCRRLQELPPEAWSCH; this is encoded by the exons ATGGCAATGTCCCCTCGACGAAGCGCACGGCTGAGAGGGCTAGACGCCGATACCGAGAAGTCGCCTGAAAAGAACGATTACATCAACAACACCCGACAAGAAGTGATGACCGAAGTCAATGGGAAACAACAGAAGCCAAAAGAGCATAGAAAACCGTTGATACCGCCAGACGACCGCTGGAGTATCGGAGTTTTATTGTTTCTCTATGTTCTTCAAGGGATTCCTCTTGGACTAGCGGGGTCAATTCCTCTGTTGCTCGCCAAAAAAGTCGGATATAAACAGCAAGCTATGTTTAGCTTTGTTTATTGGCCTTATAGCGTGAAACTGCTCTGGGCACCTATTGTAGATGCCGCATTTTTTTCAAGATTTGGTCGTCGAAAGACGTGGCTTGTCCCAGTTCAATACTTGATCGGTATTTTTATGCTGATTTTGTCAAAT CATGTTAGTTATTTACTAGGTGAAGTTGAGGGGAGCACTCCAAATGTCTTCCTTCTTACTGCTGTGTTCTTCTGTCTGAACTTTCTCACTGCCACCCAGGATATTGCAGTAGATGGCTGGGCACTGACCATGTTATCGCGGGAGAATGTTGGTTGGGCATCTACTTGTAACACAGTAGGACAAACAGCCGGTTACTTCCTTGGCAATGTAGTCTTTCTTGCCCTCAGCTCTTCTGAGTTCTCTAACAAGTATTTGAGATCAATACCTCAGGAACAGGGTGTTGTGGATCTGGGGGGGTTTCTGTTTTTCTGGGGTATTGTGTTTCTGGTCACAACAACTGTTATTGGCATATTCAAGCATGAGAAGTCTGAGGAGGAGCTCCATGGCGAGGATCACCAGAGTGATGGCATTGCATTGATGTATGTGAAGCTCTGGAAGATTGTAACTCTCCCTGCCGTACTCAAGTTTATTGTCATTCTTCTTACTTGCAAG GCTGGTTTTGCTGCTGCTGATGCTGTAACTGGGCTGAAACTTGTAGAAGCAGGTGTTCCCAAAGAGAACCTAGCCATGCTAGCTGTACCCATGGTGCCAATACAAATTCTACTTCCACTTTTCATCAGCAAGTTCACTTCAG GCCCTAGGCCTCTGGATGTGTTTCTAAAAGCATACCCTCTAAGGCTATGTTTTGGTCTGGTGTTTATTGCTTGTGTCTGGTGGGCCAAGAATGTCCGCAGCCCTGGACAGGAATATTTTCCTTGGTACTTTTATGCTGGAATCCTAGTGGTTTATGCTCTCCACCAG ATGACCCTATACTCTATGTTTGTGCCTATAATGGCATTCCATGCGCGTGTAAGCGATCCTAGAGTCGGTGGCACATACATGACACTTCTCAACACCATCACTAACCTTGGCGGCAACTGGGGCCCTACTGTCGCCCTGTGGCTAGTGGATGAGTTAAcatggagtcagtgtttaggGCTACCTGGTGATGAACAATCACCATGTGGTAACGCTCTACTTCAAAAA aCTTGTACTGATGCTGGAGGAAAATGTGCTATAACTGTTGATGGATACTATATTGAGTCTGTCATCTGTGTTGTTATTGGATTTCTATGGCTGCGTTGGAAAGCAAGGGACTGTCGGCGCTTGCAAGAGCTCCCACCAGAAGCATGGTCTTGTCATTAG
- the LOC5505298 gene encoding tumor protein p63-regulated gene 1-like protein isoform X1 translates to MAEGVIRPPSYEQSLHDHPAMDTQTPPQYKESSDRGSTQQSEERADHLPNVEVRGNPIHSEVHLGDTSGLTSEELKELQEKTKREQAKKYFSLREGQFESALEECKKILHPEKDGKIINGYLLTEIDHWDHEKERVVIITEKQLVIVKYNFIGLRVDDHRKIPLIKCDKIQTGRFVYPKNTMMMLTGYADNNPRVIQHGVRIHLCRMEPTLFQNWNPFNSDMPFISFTDHQSVTLLEDAPSHLSIANFQRHFIDSINAARVAEPNKELLHNFEVTEEDLPIQIYVGLSAMVVNQSKLGFCKDRGNVFY, encoded by the exons ATGGCAGAAGGCGTTATTCGACCACCAAGCTACGAACAGAGCTTACACGATCATCCCGCTATGGATACTCAAACACCACCACAATACAAGGAATCTAGCGACAGAGGGTCCACGCAGCAATCAGAGGAAAGAGCAGACCATCTTCCAAACGTGGAAGTGCGAGGAAACCCGATCCACAGCGAAGTGCACCTAGGAGATACGAGCGGGCTCACTTCAGAAGAGCTAAAAGAGTTACAAGAAAAGACAAAGAGAGAGCAAGCAAAGAAGTACTTCTCTCTTAGG GAGGGCCAGTTTGAGTCTGCCCTGGAAGAATGCAAAAAGATTCTTCACCCtgaaaaagatggaaaaataataaatggaTACCTCTTAACAGA AATTGACCACTGGGATCATGAGAAAGAACGTGTTGTCATCATCACAGAGAAGCAGCTTGTCATCGTTAAGTACAATTTTATTGGACTGAGGGTAGATGATCATCGCAAGATCCCTCTAATTAAATGTGACAAAATCCAGACAGGACGGTTCGTCTACCCTAAGAATACTATGATGAT GCTGACGGGGTACGCCGACAACAACCCTCGCGTGATCCAACATGGCGTCCGTATCCACTTATGCCGCATGGAGCCCACGCTGTTCCAGAACTGGAACCCATTCAACAGCGACATGCCATTCATCTCGTTCACAGACCACCAGTCCGTAACACTACTCGAGGACGCCCCGAGCCACCTCAGTATCGCGAACTTCCAGCGGCATTTTATCGATAGTATTAATGCTGCACGCGTAGCTGAACCCAACAAAGAGCTACTGCACAACTTCGAGGTGACGGAAGAGGATCTCCCTATTCAGATATACGTCGGCCTGTCTGCCATGGTGGTCAACCAAAGTAAACTCGGCTTTTGTAAAGACCGTGGCAATGTTTTCTATTAA
- the LOC5505298 gene encoding tumor protein p63-regulated gene 1-like protein isoform X2 has translation MAEGVIRPPSYEQSLHDHPAMDTQTPPQYKESSDRGSTQQSEERADHLPNVEVRGNPIHSEVHLGDTSGLTSEELKELQEKTKREQAKKYFSLREGQFESALEECKKILHPEKDGKIINGYLLTEIDHWDHEKERVVIITEKQLVIVKYNFIGLRVDDHRKIPLIKCDKIQTGRFVYPKNTMMIPRHFQVGLRIYAGKNETLSTLQNWNPWFKALPHVTFGRHKGSELMDRIPRYMELNYFEQEVLSAIKAAQNELHPGAAENSLEFSSDPILIEVYCGASPMFHNWGLLGYRRDRGSFGY, from the exons ATGGCAGAAGGCGTTATTCGACCACCAAGCTACGAACAGAGCTTACACGATCATCCCGCTATGGATACTCAAACACCACCACAATACAAGGAATCTAGCGACAGAGGGTCCACGCAGCAATCAGAGGAAAGAGCAGACCATCTTCCAAACGTGGAAGTGCGAGGAAACCCGATCCACAGCGAAGTGCACCTAGGAGATACGAGCGGGCTCACTTCAGAAGAGCTAAAAGAGTTACAAGAAAAGACAAAGAGAGAGCAAGCAAAGAAGTACTTCTCTCTTAGG GAGGGCCAGTTTGAGTCTGCCCTGGAAGAATGCAAAAAGATTCTTCACCCtgaaaaagatggaaaaataataaatggaTACCTCTTAACAGA AATTGACCACTGGGATCATGAGAAAGAACGTGTTGTCATCATCACAGAGAAGCAGCTTGTCATCGTTAAGTACAATTTTATTGGACTGAGGGTAGATGATCATCGCAAGATCCCTCTAATTAAATGTGACAAAATCCAGACAGGACGGTTCGTCTACCCTAAGAATACTATGATGAT ACCGAGGCACTTCCAAGTTGGCTTGAGAATTTATGCAGGCAAAAACGAAACCCTCTCTACCCTGCAAAACTGGAATCCCTGGTTCAAAGCTCTCCCGCATGTGACATTCGGCAGGCACAAGGGCTCAGAGTTGATGGACAGAATTCCTCGCTACATGGAGCTTAACTATTTTGAGCAGGAAGTGCTTAGTGCAATCAAGGCAGCTCAAAATGAGCTGCATCCTGGTGCTGCAGAGAACTCCTTGGAGTTCAGTAGTGACCCTATTCTAATCGAGGTGTACTGCGGGGCCTCACCCATGTTCCATAATTGGGGCCTGCTGGGATATAGGAGGGACAGGGGGTCATTTGGCTATTAG